A window from Gasterosteus aculeatus chromosome 14, fGasAcu3.hap1.1, whole genome shotgun sequence encodes these proteins:
- the LOC120831440 gene encoding interleukin-6 receptor subunit beta: MVRGGFHLDFLPSTCSSCATTLQFFIFGLILVYYTTPFSSEKCKSHNVSSRYHDCGTHPDGVRDLDCFRKRNAGNPVCVWKPGRLSSENTYTLIVRQPKNYYCYNYSVADFSKTIKIFRAFDLLVEVFEHSKSSICTKANFSQSPLVRCGPPSEVTFSRLSGGLLVDVSWPREDAKAIGKFSVSYKAPGSRSWSEGVISLNATTCRVDDLNSSLVYSVRIRCVTSKKCPQCAVSEAYTVPPELTSRPLIVDLQDTDIEGRRGSRLLSLTWKFPARELHDGYRVTVGKASGEPPQERITTSRPEITLIISHSAYRLAISAVNNASTSPAVSRAIPRREGGPRTADGKLNVTVHSDVSFTISWKDDLVKTYVCFCAEWRRKGHEAAYKSFYQNRDNHRTLSPLSEPLEPFKRYSITLHTRPNKDTCNMDAVNNSESTYGTAQFYFAEGPPVAAPANISGPRVTLDSAALQWSSIPEEDARGFLRGYVIHYNELHHGRPGTERNVTVDPTLNSFELRNLESGTAYEVQMSGFTAAGEGVRSPATRFKTEEQESSHLRGIITIFAVVATVLMFGPVIIRRAKAIVWPSIPNPEKSNAMQNIEEPCDLELLESITTLKVEEWDTASLRLVEKQSLSSCSEGEGDSDWIRRDAEDSDGEVPRDATGGAIQDLRGAPLAPPGGYTTLDMFQRATESQPVTRSGMDYIGQFSTSLLVDGEAAEM; the protein is encoded by the exons ATGGTCCGTGGTGGATTTCATCTGGATTTTCTACCCTCAACGTGTTCTTCTTGCGCCACCACGTTGCAGTTTTTCATCTTTG GTCTGATTCTTGTTTACTACACAACGCCCTTCAGTTCAG AGAAGTGCAAGTCACACAACGTGTCCTCCCGATATCACGACTGTGGGACTCACCCag ATGGAGTTCGTGATTTGGATTGTTTTCGGAAGCGTAACGCAGGCaacccggtgtgtgtgtggaaacctGGACGGCTCTCATCAGAAAACACGTACACACTCATCGTACGACAACCAAA AAACTACTACTGCTATAATTATAGCGTTGCTGACTTCTCTAAAACAATCAAAATATTTCGCGCGTTcgacctgctggtggaggttTTTGAACACAGCAAGTCGTCAATCTGCACAAAGGCAAATTTCAGTCAGTCACCTTTGG TGCGGTGTGGTCCTCCGAGCGAGGTGACCTTCAGCCGCCTCTCTGGAGgtctgctggtggacgtgagCTGGCCACGGGAGGACGCCAAGGCCATCGGGAAGTTCTCCGTGAGCTACAAGGCGCCGGGCAGCCGGTCGTGGAGCGAG GGCGTGATCTCCCTAAACGCAACGACATGTAGAGTGGACGATCTGAACTCCTCGCTGGTCTACAGCGTCCGGATACGCTGCGTCACTAGTAAGAAATGCCCACAGTGCGCAGTGAGCGAGGCCTACACAGTCCCACCAG AACTGACTTCACGGCCGCTCATTGTCGACCTTCAAGACACCGACATTGAGGGAAGAAGAGGCTCCCGGCTGCTTTCTTTAACCTGGAAG tttccAGCCAGAGAGCTGCACGATGGGTACCGCGTGACCGTCGGCAAGGCCTCCGGCGAGCCTCCGCAGGAGCGGATAACCACCTCTCGCCCCGAGATCACGCTGATCATCTCCCACTCCGCTTATCGCCTGGCCATCAGCGCCGTGAACAACGCCAGCACCTCCCCGGCCGTCAGCCGGGCGATACCGCGGCGAGAGGGCGGGCCGC GTACGGCAGACGGGAAGCTGAACGTGACGGTCCACAGCGACGTATCTTTCACCATCTCCTGGAAAGACGATCTCGTCAAAACCTACGTCTGCTTCTGCGcggagtggaggaggaagggacaCGAAGCAGCATACAAGTCCTTCTACCAGAACAGAGACAACCACAGGACCTTATCTCCTCTATCAG AGCCTTTGGAGCCCTTCAAGCGATACAGCATCACTCTGCACACGCGGCCCAACAAGGACACCTGCAACATGGACGCCGTGAACAACAGCGAGAGCACCTACGGGACCGCGCAGTTCTATTTCGCCGAAGGAC CTCCGGTCGCCGCTCCCGCAAACATCAGCGGCCCCCGGGTGACGCTAGATTCGGCGGCGCTGCAGTGGTCGTCCATCCCGGAGGAAGACGCCCGAGGGTTCCTGCGGGGCTACGTGATCCACTACAACGAGCTCCACCACGGGAGGCCCGGCACCGAGAGAA ATGTTACGGTGGATCCGACGCTAAACAGCTTTGAACTGCGGAACCTCGAGAGTGGCACAGCGTACGAGGTCCAGATGTCGGGCTTCACGGCGGCGGGGGAAGGAGTGCGAAGCCCGGCGACCCGGTTCAAAACCGAGGAGCAAG AATCTTCTCATCTCCGTGGCATCATCACCATCTTTGCAGTTGTGGCCACCGTGCTGATGTTTGGACCCGTTATCATAAGAAG GGCGAAAGCCATTGTGTGGCCGAGCATCCCGAACCCCGAGAAGAGCAACGCGATGCAGAACATCGAGGAGCCGTGCGACCTG GAGCTCCTGGAGTCCATCACCacgctgaaggtggaggagtggGACACAGCCAGCCTGCGGCTGGTGGAGAAACAAAGCCTGAGCTCCTGctcagagggggagggagactCGGACTGGATCCGCCGAGACGCCGAGGACTCGGACGGGGAGGTCCCGCGTGACGCCACCGGGGGTGCGATCCAGGACCTCCGCGGCGCCCCTCTCGCCCCCCCGGGGGGTTACACCACGCTGGACATGTTTCAGCGGGCCACGGAGAGCCAGCCGGTGACGAGGTCGGGGATGGACTACATCGGACAGTTCAGCACCAGCCTGCTGGTGGACGGCGAGGCGGCAGAAATGTAG
- the srek1 gene encoding splicing regulatory glutamine/lysine-rich protein 1 isoform X2 — MVHDQYVSSTGKIPEEAKALSLLAPAAPIPSLLPGGGLLPIPAPAPAPLQNLSLPVVNRLPAALEPPASASAQPPLMGNVDPSKVDEIRRTVYVGNLNSQTTTADQLLEFFKQVGEVKFVRMAGDETQPTRFAFVEFVEQDSVGRALTFNGVMFGDRPLKVNHSNNAIVKPPEMTPQAAAKELESVMKRVREAQFTIAAAIEPADVKKRSSSRSVRSRRSRSRSLSKTHRKRSRSKHRPAPKVGPRIDSHGSRGVHKRRSRSREKRHSRSRSRGHRRRSKDRSRSPRRKARSPSPKRGRKEKKRERSRERRDRSTSRKRSRKEEDRIKSKAPPKKAGKDHGRVGKEDYESGREDVMSSPCGRHNGSHKTHNAGRARTGADGSK, encoded by the exons ATGGTTCATGACCAATATGTTTCCAGTACAG ggaaAATCCCGGAAGAGGCCAAGGCCTTGTCGCTCTTGGCACCTGCCGCCCCGATACCCAGTCTGCTTCCCGGCGGGGGCCTGCTGCCAATTCCAGCTCCCGCTCCCGCTCCGCTGCAGAAC CTGAGCCTCCCCGTGGTGAATCGGCTGCCGGCTGCCCTGGAACCCCCGGCGTCGGCGAGCGCCCAGCCCCCCCTCATGGGAAATGTGGATCCCTCTAAAGTGGACGAGATCAGGAGGACCGTCTACGTGGGCAACTTGAACTCCCAG aCCACCACCGCTGACCAGCTGCTGGAGTTCTTCAAGCAGGTGGGAGAGGTGAAGTTCGTGCGAATGGCCGGAGACGAGACCCAACCGACTCGCTTCGCCTTCGTGGAGTTCGTGGAGCAGGACTCGGTCGGCCGCGCGCTCACGTTCAACGGAGTGATGTTCGGAGACAGACCCCTGAA GGTCAACCATTCCAACAACGCCATCGTGAAGCCCCCGGAGATGACGCCGCAGGCCGCCGCCAAGGAGCTGGAGAGTGTGATGAAGCGGGTGAGAGAAGCCCAGTTTACCATCGCCGCCGCCATAGAGCCAG CTGACGTGAAGAAGCGCTCCTCCAGTCGCTCGGTGAGGTCGCGGCGGTCCCGCTCCCGGTCCCTCTCCAAAACGCACAGGAAGCGGTCCCGCTCGAAACACAG ACCGGCGCCGAAGGTGGGCCCGAGGATCGACTCCCACGGTTCCCGCGGCGTCCACAAGCGGCGCTCCCGCTCCCGGGAGAAGAGACACAGTCGCAGCCGCTCCAG GGGccacaggaggaggagtaaGGATCGCTCCAGGAGCCCTCGGAGGAAAGCCAGGTCACCCTCCCCAAAAAG agggaggaaggagaagaagagggagcgCAGCAGGGAGCGGAGGGACCGCTCCACGTCCAGGAAGAGGAGCCGCAAGGAGGAGGACCGGATAAAGAGCAAGGCCCCGCCGAAGAAG GCGGGAAAGGACCACGGCCGAGTGGGAAAGGAAGACTACGAAAGTGGAAGAGAAGACGTGATGTCATCGCCGTGCGGCCGGCACAACGGCAGCCACAAGACCCACAACGCCGGGCGCGCACGCACGGGCGCGGACGGCTCCAAGTGA
- the srek1 gene encoding splicing regulatory glutamine/lysine-rich protein 1 isoform X1: MSGIPGTAVVQVTNLSSAVSGEQMRTLFGFLGDIEELRLYPPDNAPLSFSSKVCYIKYRDPSSVGVAQHLTNTVFVDRALIVVPCAEGKIPEEAKALSLLAPAAPIPSLLPGGGLLPIPAPAPAPLQNLSLPVVNRLPAALEPPASASAQPPLMGNVDPSKVDEIRRTVYVGNLNSQTTTADQLLEFFKQVGEVKFVRMAGDETQPTRFAFVEFVEQDSVGRALTFNGVMFGDRPLKVNHSNNAIVKPPEMTPQAAAKELESVMKRVREAQFTIAAAIEPADVKKRSSSRSVRSRRSRSRSLSKTHRKRSRSKHRPAPKVGPRIDSHGSRGVHKRRSRSREKRHSRSRSRGHRRRSKDRSRSPRRKARSPSPKRGRKEKKRERSRERRDRSTSRKRSRKEEDRIKSKAPPKKAGKDHGRVGKEDYESGREDVMSSPCGRHNGSHKTHNAGRARTGADGSK; this comes from the exons ATGAGCGGGATACCGGGGACTGCCGTCGTCCAGGTCACCAACCTGTCCTCGGCCGTGAGCGGCGAGCAGATGCGCACTCTGTTCGGTTTCCTGGGAGACATCGAGGAGCTGCGGCTCTACCCGCCCGA caATGCccctctgtctttctcctcCAAAGTGTGCTATATAAAGTACCGAGACCCCTCCAGTGTTGGTGTGGCGCAACATCTCACCAACACTGTGTTTGTTGACAGAGCCTTGATCGTTGTGCCATGTGCGGAAG ggaaAATCCCGGAAGAGGCCAAGGCCTTGTCGCTCTTGGCACCTGCCGCCCCGATACCCAGTCTGCTTCCCGGCGGGGGCCTGCTGCCAATTCCAGCTCCCGCTCCCGCTCCGCTGCAGAAC CTGAGCCTCCCCGTGGTGAATCGGCTGCCGGCTGCCCTGGAACCCCCGGCGTCGGCGAGCGCCCAGCCCCCCCTCATGGGAAATGTGGATCCCTCTAAAGTGGACGAGATCAGGAGGACCGTCTACGTGGGCAACTTGAACTCCCAG aCCACCACCGCTGACCAGCTGCTGGAGTTCTTCAAGCAGGTGGGAGAGGTGAAGTTCGTGCGAATGGCCGGAGACGAGACCCAACCGACTCGCTTCGCCTTCGTGGAGTTCGTGGAGCAGGACTCGGTCGGCCGCGCGCTCACGTTCAACGGAGTGATGTTCGGAGACAGACCCCTGAA GGTCAACCATTCCAACAACGCCATCGTGAAGCCCCCGGAGATGACGCCGCAGGCCGCCGCCAAGGAGCTGGAGAGTGTGATGAAGCGGGTGAGAGAAGCCCAGTTTACCATCGCCGCCGCCATAGAGCCAG CTGACGTGAAGAAGCGCTCCTCCAGTCGCTCGGTGAGGTCGCGGCGGTCCCGCTCCCGGTCCCTCTCCAAAACGCACAGGAAGCGGTCCCGCTCGAAACACAG ACCGGCGCCGAAGGTGGGCCCGAGGATCGACTCCCACGGTTCCCGCGGCGTCCACAAGCGGCGCTCCCGCTCCCGGGAGAAGAGACACAGTCGCAGCCGCTCCAG GGGccacaggaggaggagtaaGGATCGCTCCAGGAGCCCTCGGAGGAAAGCCAGGTCACCCTCCCCAAAAAG agggaggaaggagaagaagagggagcgCAGCAGGGAGCGGAGGGACCGCTCCACGTCCAGGAAGAGGAGCCGCAAGGAGGAGGACCGGATAAAGAGCAAGGCCCCGCCGAAGAAG GCGGGAAAGGACCACGGCCGAGTGGGAAAGGAAGACTACGAAAGTGGAAGAGAAGACGTGATGTCATCGCCGTGCGGCCGGCACAACGGCAGCCACAAGACCCACAACGCCGGGCGCGCACGCACGGGCGCGGACGGCTCCAAGTGA
- the ankra2 gene encoding ankyrin repeat family A protein 2 isoform X1 — protein MPYRCDSSGTDQRMDVTVSASGGTAEDMEGICVMPDLSVIKTEQSMGASPDDTGTQNVAMGIKFILPNRFDMNVCSRFVKSLNEEDSKNIQDQVNSDLEVASVLFKAECNIQTSPSPGIQVRHVYTPSTTKHFSPIKQSTTLTNKHRGNEVSSTPLLVHSLSIHQLAAQGEMVFLASRIEQETVINHQDEEGFTPLMWAAAHGQIAVVEFLLQNGADPNLLARGRESALSLACSKGYTDIVKMLIDCGVDVNEYDWNGGAPLLYAVHGNHVRCVEILLESGADPTIESDSGFNAMDMAVAMGHRNVQQVMEAHLLKLLMGIRE, from the exons atgccttATCGA TGTGACAGCTCGGGGACCGATCAGAGAATGGACGTCACCGTGTCGGCCTCCGGTGGGACGGCAGAGGACATGGAAGGCATCTGCGTGATGCCCGACTTGAGCGTCATCAAGACCGAGCAGTCGATGGGCGCGAGCCCCGACGACACGGGCACCCAAAACGTGGCCATGGGCATCAAGTTCATCCTGCCCAACCGCTTTGACATGAACGTTTGCTCGAGATTCGTCAAGTCGCTGAACGAGGAGGACAGCAAGAACATCCAGGACCAGGTCAACTCCGATCTGGAGGTGGCTTCCGTTTTATTCAAAG CTGAGTGCAACATCCAGACGTCCCCGTCCCCGGGGATACAGGTGCGCCACGTGTACACGCCGTCCACCACCAAGCACTTCTCCCCCATCAAGCAGTCCACCACCCTCACCAATAAGCACCGCGGCAATGAGGTTTCTTCAACGCCTCTTCTGGTGCATT CTCTGTCCATTCATCAGCTCGCAGCACAGGGTGAAATGGTGTTTCTGGCCAGCAGGATCGAACAAG AAACCGTCATCAACCACCAAGACGAGGAAGGCTTCACCCCCCTGATGTGGGCGGCGGCGCACGGACAAATCGCCGTCGTGGAGTTTCTCCTCCAAAAT GGCGCCGACCCCAACCTCCTGgcccgagggagggagagcgcgcTGTCCTTGGCCTGCAGTAAGGGATACACCGATATCGTGAAGATGCTCATCGACTGCGGCGTCGACGTGAATGAATACGACTGG AATGGGGGAGCCCCCCTGCTGTACGCCGTCCACGGGAACCACGTGCGCTGTGTGGAAATCTTGTTAG AGAGCGGCGCTGACCCCACCATCGAGTCGGATTCTGGATTCAATGCAATGGACATGGCTGTGGCCATGGGTCACCGCAACG TTCAACAGGTGATGGAGGCCCACCTGCTGAAGTTACTGATGGGGATCAGAGAATGA
- the ankra2 gene encoding ankyrin repeat family A protein 2 isoform X2 produces the protein MDVTVSASGGTAEDMEGICVMPDLSVIKTEQSMGASPDDTGTQNVAMGIKFILPNRFDMNVCSRFVKSLNEEDSKNIQDQVNSDLEVASVLFKAECNIQTSPSPGIQVRHVYTPSTTKHFSPIKQSTTLTNKHRGNEVSSTPLLVHSLSIHQLAAQGEMVFLASRIEQETVINHQDEEGFTPLMWAAAHGQIAVVEFLLQNGADPNLLARGRESALSLACSKGYTDIVKMLIDCGVDVNEYDWNGGAPLLYAVHGNHVRCVEILLESGADPTIESDSGFNAMDMAVAMGHRNVQQVMEAHLLKLLMGIRE, from the exons ATGGACGTCACCGTGTCGGCCTCCGGTGGGACGGCAGAGGACATGGAAGGCATCTGCGTGATGCCCGACTTGAGCGTCATCAAGACCGAGCAGTCGATGGGCGCGAGCCCCGACGACACGGGCACCCAAAACGTGGCCATGGGCATCAAGTTCATCCTGCCCAACCGCTTTGACATGAACGTTTGCTCGAGATTCGTCAAGTCGCTGAACGAGGAGGACAGCAAGAACATCCAGGACCAGGTCAACTCCGATCTGGAGGTGGCTTCCGTTTTATTCAAAG CTGAGTGCAACATCCAGACGTCCCCGTCCCCGGGGATACAGGTGCGCCACGTGTACACGCCGTCCACCACCAAGCACTTCTCCCCCATCAAGCAGTCCACCACCCTCACCAATAAGCACCGCGGCAATGAGGTTTCTTCAACGCCTCTTCTGGTGCATT CTCTGTCCATTCATCAGCTCGCAGCACAGGGTGAAATGGTGTTTCTGGCCAGCAGGATCGAACAAG AAACCGTCATCAACCACCAAGACGAGGAAGGCTTCACCCCCCTGATGTGGGCGGCGGCGCACGGACAAATCGCCGTCGTGGAGTTTCTCCTCCAAAAT GGCGCCGACCCCAACCTCCTGgcccgagggagggagagcgcgcTGTCCTTGGCCTGCAGTAAGGGATACACCGATATCGTGAAGATGCTCATCGACTGCGGCGTCGACGTGAATGAATACGACTGG AATGGGGGAGCCCCCCTGCTGTACGCCGTCCACGGGAACCACGTGCGCTGTGTGGAAATCTTGTTAG AGAGCGGCGCTGACCCCACCATCGAGTCGGATTCTGGATTCAATGCAATGGACATGGCTGTGGCCATGGGTCACCGCAACG TTCAACAGGTGATGGAGGCCCACCTGCTGAAGTTACTGATGGGGATCAGAGAATGA